Within Gammaproteobacteria bacterium, the genomic segment CGCGGTGGAAGCAAAAGCCCGTGGTGAAACCGGGCTGGCGCGCGCGCGCGCGGTGGATCTGGTGGACGGACACCTGAGCAGCATCCAGGACAAGATCAAAGCCTTTCACGAGCAGCGCGTGGCGAAAGTGATGGCGGACATCAAGGCAGTGGACGACGCCGGCACGGCTAGCTTTGCGGAAAGCGTTATTGTCGGCGTGGTCATCTCCGCCGGTGTTTTGGTTTTCGCCTGGGTAATGGGGGGGGGCCTGGTGGCCCACCTGAAGAAAGTGTCGGCCGCCTTGCGGGACATAACCAACGGCGGAGGCGACCTCAGCCGGCGCCTGCCCGGCAGCGGCAATGACGAAGTGGGTGAACTGGTCTCCCGCTTCAACGCCTTTTTGGACAAGATACGCAGCATCATTCGCGAAGTGGTCACGTCCACAGGACAGCTGTCGAGTTCTGCCGAAGCCCTGCAAACCATCGTCAGCCAGACCCACCACGGCGTCGATCAGCAACAGCGCGAGGGAGAACACCTCGCCACCGCCATGAACGAGATGTCAGCCACGGTGCAGGATGTGGCGCGCAATGCCGCAGAAGCGGCCCAGGCAGCCCATCAGGCCGACCAGGAAGCGGCGGGCGGCAAACAGGTGGTGACACGCACCATTGATGCCTTCGACGCGCTGGCCTCCGAAGTGGAACGCACCGCCGATGTCATCCAGAAGCTGGAGCAGGACAGCGACAATATCGGCAAGGTGTTGGATGTGATCCGCGACATTGCCGAGCAGACCAATCTATTGGCTTTGAACGCCGCCATCGAAGCGGCCCGCGCCGGTGACCAGGGCCGCGGCTTCGCCGTGGTGGCGGACGAGGTGCGCACCCTGGCGCAGCGCTCCGAGCAGTCCACCCGCGAGATTCAGGAAATGATCGAGCGGCTGCAAACCGGCGCCCAGCATGCCGTGTCGGTAATGGAAGAAAGCCGTGGCAAGGCCCACGACAGCGTGAAACAGGCAGCACAGGCGGGCGAGGCTCTGGAGGCAATTACACTGAAAGTCTCCACCATCAGCGACATGAACACCCAGATCGCCAGCGCCGCCGAGGAGCAAAGCGCGGTGGCCGAGGAGATCAACCGCAACATCACCAACATCAGCAACGTGGCTCACGAAGCCGCCTCCGCCTCCCAGCAAACGGCTTCCGCCAGCCAGGAATTGTCCAAGCTGGCGGCCCACTTGCAGAACCTGGTGGGGCAATTCCGGGTTTGAACCGGCCGCTCAGGTGATCACGGTGGGCTGGTCGCGTTCCAGGCGCTCCCGGATGCCCGCCACGTGTTCGGCGATGCCCGCCAGCTCCGCCAGGGCCTGCCGGGTGTCGGTCTGATGTTGTGTGACGTCGGGTTCGAAACGTTCCAGATAAACACGTAAAGTGGCGCCCTCGGTGCCGGTGCCCGACAGACGCAAAATGATGCGGGAACCGTCCTCGAACAGGATGCGCAACCCCTGCGAGCTGCTGACGCTCCCGTCAACGGGATCGGTGTAGCTGAAGTCATCGGCCTCCCGCACCAGCCGCGATTGCAAGCGCTGGCCGGCCAGGCCCGGCAACCTGTCGCGCAAGTCATCCATCAGGTTTTTCGCCCGGACGCTGTCCACGCCTTCGTAGTCGTGGCGGGTGTAGAAATGCCGGCCATAGCGCGCCCAATGGCTGCGCAGGATTTCTTCCACCGGGCAGCGCCGCTCCGCCAGAATGTTCAGCCAGAACAGTACCGCCCACAGCCCGTCTTTTTCCCGCACGTGATCCGAGCCAGTACCGAAGCTCTCTTCGCCGCACAGGGTGATGCGCCCGGCGTCCAGCAAGTTGCCGAAAAACTTCCACCCCGTGGGCGTCTCGTAGCATTCGATGCCCAGGTGTTCAGCCACCCGGTCCACCGCACCGCTGGTGGGCATGGAGCGGGCCACCCCGGCCAGCCCCCGGGCGTAACCCGGCACCAAGGTGGCGTTGGCGGCCAGCACCGCAAGGCTGTCGCTGGGGGTGACGAAGAAACGCCGCCCGAGAATCATATTGCGGTCACCGTCCCCGTCAGAGGCCGCTCCGAAATCAGGGGCGTCGAGGGCATTCATAGCCTCCACCAGCTCGCTGGCATAGGTCAGATTGGGATCGGGGTGCCAGCCGCCAAAGTCCAGCGAGGGGGTGCCGTGCATGACAGTGCCGGGCGGCGCCCCCAGACGGTCTTCCAAAATGGCCAGGGCGTAGGGACCGGTGACGGCATGCATGGCGTCGAAGCGCATATGGAACACCCCGCTGTTGAACAGGGCATGGATTTTGCCAAAGTCGAACAGGCTCTCCATCAGCCCGGCGTAGTCCGCCACCGGATCAATGATGTCCACCTGCATATCACCCAGACGCCAGGTGCCACAACGCTCCAGAGGAACGTCCGCGGCATCGAGAATGCGGTAGGACGGAATATCCAGGCTGCGCTGATAAATGGCTTCGGTGAGTTTTTCCGGCGCCGGACCGCCGTTGCTGCCGTTGTATTTGATGCCGAAATCACCCTGTGGACCGCCGGCGTTGTGGCTGGCGGACAGAATGATGCCGCCGAAGGCACCGTGCTTGCGAATCACGCAGGAAGCCGCCGGGGTGGACAGCAGCCCGTCACGCCCCACCAGCACCCGCCCGAAGCCGTTGGCCGCCGCCATTTTCAAAATAACCTGGATGGCCTCAATATTGTGAAAGCGGCCGTCCCCCCCCAGCACCAGGGTCTGGCCCCGACAACCCTCCAGCGCATCGAAAATGGACTGGACGAAGTTTTCCAGATAATGCGCCTGCTGAAAGGTGCTGACTTTCTTGCGCAAACCCGAAGTGCCGGGGCGTTGATCGGGAAAGGGCGTGGTGGGGATGGTGAGTATTTTCATGACGACGGACTCTCGTGTTAAAACCGGGACGATTCGTCCAGCGACGGGCCAGCGTACAGGCCAACGCAAAACAATAGCGTAACTCTACCCCAAAGTCCGGTTCCGTTACATTCTCACGACCAACAGACTCCGCGCGGGAATCAGCATTTCAGACCCACCACCAGATCCATCACATTGGTGCCGGTGGGACTGGTGCGGAGCATATTGAATCGCCCCGGGTATTCCAGAGACTGTTTTGTTTGACTCAGACCGCCTTGACTGACCATTCCAGGACAGTTGTACCCCAGATCCGGTATATCTCACGTCCAGGATTTCTGCGGCTTACAGGTTACCGTTGCATAGCCAGCGCGCCATAATTCGACCTCCAGACAACAAATATCCCAACCCCACAAACAACACCGTATACGCTCAAAAACGAAACAAGAACACCACTAATGCCATACTCGCTCGCGACCAGACACGAAATAAGAAATGAGAAAACAGCGGCACCGATTGACGTTATTGCGAGCACCTCACGCCCACGAGCACGAAAGTAGATAGCAATCATGCTTATCGAGTGAAAAACCAAGAACGTAGAGAACAACAAAACCAAGTCAAATA encodes:
- a CDS encoding methyl-accepting chemotaxis protein, with the protein product MSFLDNLSVRYKVMLIGGVSAAGFAAILIIHFVSNTLNAERLSALQNTHVPALVNTGNAALAFDEIRQVLVLAATSGEATVLDEVNKLAQVLDKHLSEVARLAPALQQDVVALGQGAGSALVAAMDAVEAKARGETGLARARAVDLVDGHLSSIQDKIKAFHEQRVAKVMADIKAVDDAGTASFAESVIVGVVISAGVLVFAWVMGGGLVAHLKKVSAALRDITNGGGDLSRRLPGSGNDEVGELVSRFNAFLDKIRSIIREVVTSTGQLSSSAEALQTIVSQTHHGVDQQQREGEHLATAMNEMSATVQDVARNAAEAAQAAHQADQEAAGGKQVVTRTIDAFDALASEVERTADVIQKLEQDSDNIGKVLDVIRDIAEQTNLLALNAAIEAARAGDQGRGFAVVADEVRTLAQRSEQSTREIQEMIERLQTGAQHAVSVMEESRGKAHDSVKQAAQAGEALEAITLKVSTISDMNTQIASAAEEQSAVAEEINRNITNISNVAHEAASASQQTASASQELSKLAAHLQNLVGQFRV
- a CDS encoding alpha-D-glucose phosphate-specific phosphoglucomutase — protein: MKILTIPTTPFPDQRPGTSGLRKKVSTFQQAHYLENFVQSIFDALEGCRGQTLVLGGDGRFHNIEAIQVILKMAAANGFGRVLVGRDGLLSTPAASCVIRKHGAFGGIILSASHNAGGPQGDFGIKYNGSNGGPAPEKLTEAIYQRSLDIPSYRILDAADVPLERCGTWRLGDMQVDIIDPVADYAGLMESLFDFGKIHALFNSGVFHMRFDAMHAVTGPYALAILEDRLGAPPGTVMHGTPSLDFGGWHPDPNLTYASELVEAMNALDAPDFGAASDGDGDRNMILGRRFFVTPSDSLAVLAANATLVPGYARGLAGVARSMPTSGAVDRVAEHLGIECYETPTGWKFFGNLLDAGRITLCGEESFGTGSDHVREKDGLWAVLFWLNILAERRCPVEEILRSHWARYGRHFYTRHDYEGVDSVRAKNLMDDLRDRLPGLAGQRLQSRLVREADDFSYTDPVDGSVSSSQGLRILFEDGSRIILRLSGTGTEGATLRVYLERFEPDVTQHQTDTRQALAELAGIAEHVAGIRERLERDQPTVIT